The genomic stretch TATTATATTGatacaagtaaaaaaaaaaaacatgatgtaAGTAAAAAAAGAAACAGCACAATAGTAACTCTTTATCTTATTCTGTGACAAGGCTTTGCCAGAAACGCTCTAGGAGGAAACCTTCTTTTCCACCAGGAAGAGGAACCGCAGAGTCATTAGCATTCCAGAAAAAAACACCAGGTAGTGTTGAGCTTTGTTTGAGAAGTATGCAACCAGCAATGAAATTCTCTCGTGAAATCTTAGTATTCTTAGTGTCATCCGGGTCGGTGCTAACTCCTGGAAGGACTTTATTAGGGCCGTATTCATTTGCTACATTATTATAGAGTTCTACAAATTCAGCAGGAGAGGATATAGTTTTTATTTGATTGTAGAATTGGTAGTCAACCCAGTTGATCATTTTAGCGTTATCCCAATACAATCTTCGGTAGTGGGATTGGTTTTTCTCAGATGGAGCAATCGACACCACGTCGATATTTAGATCAGAATCTCTCTTGAGTTTTGTTATAACTTCGCCTAAGCAGTGGCTAAAAAGGCTTTCAGTAGTAGATTCGGCGATGTGTTGATAATTAATGTCAATGCCATCGATTAAGTTGCGGTTTGGGTTGCTATCATTCTTGTATTTTTGGATGATCGCTTTGAGTGAGTTTACCGCCTgcctaatccatatttcttcctcaGCAGGATCGAATGGAGTTTCAACATCACGACCGCCAATACTTATTACCACTTTTACCTTTGGATTattttccttcaatttttttactttttctagACCAAAGAATTCAACATCCCAAGCTTCTTTGAAAATTCCGTTGCCTTTTCCATTTTCGTATCCCTCACTGGCAAAGCCTAAAATGAAGTGGAAATCGGAGATTTTGGAGTTGATGATATCAGTTGGAAAATCATGTAAGTTTGTTGAGGATGGCTTCACACCAATGTATTCACGAAAGATAAGCTTAGACATTTTTACAAT from Vicia villosa cultivar HV-30 ecotype Madison, WI linkage group LG4, Vvil1.0, whole genome shotgun sequence encodes the following:
- the LOC131599580 gene encoding chitinase 2-like, giving the protein MSKLIFREYIGVKPSSTNLHDFPTDIINSKISDFHFILGFASEGYENGKGNGIFKEAWDVEFFGLEKVKKLKENNPKVKVVISIGGRDVETPFDPAEEEIWIRQAVNSLKAIIQKYKNDSNPNRNLIDGIDINYQHIAESTTESLFSHCLGEVITKLKRDSDLNIDVVSIAPSEKNQSHYRRLYWDNAKMINWVDYQFYNQIKTISSPAEFVELYNNVANEYGPNKVLPGVSTDPDDTKNTKISRENFIAGCILLKQSSTLPGVFFWNANDSAVPLPGGKEGFLLERFWQSLVTE